In Anaerolineae bacterium, a single window of DNA contains:
- a CDS encoding hydrogenase iron-sulfur subunit produces ADGILIAGCHPGDCHYLNGNYKARRRIALLKEILRDLGLEEDRIWLRWISASEGQRFADTVKEMVDYLKARGPSPLKSPIP; encoded by the coding sequence GCCGATGGTATCCTTATCGCTGGGTGCCATCCAGGCGATTGCCACTACCTGAACGGCAATTACAAAGCCCGCCGTCGCATTGCCCTTTTGAAAGAAATCCTCAGAGACCTAGGCCTGGAGGAAGACAGGATCTGGCTCCGGTGGATAAGCGCCAGCGAGGGCCAAAGGTTCGCCGATACAGTTAAGGAAATGGTGGATTACCTCAAAGCCAGAGGCCCAAGCCCTTTGAAAAGTCCGATCCCTTAA